A window of Aliarcobacter trophiarum LMG 25534 contains these coding sequences:
- a CDS encoding metallophosphoesterase, which yields MIFLTFIITIFHDITSIGFKKLFKKSKISVKRREFFKKSFDIGATSLILATNLKAMDNARHLELEAVDIKIDNLKKPYKIVQISDVHIGGLIDKKFIANLVKKINILNADVVVITGDLVDTKLEFAKPALDELRNIKTLYGTYFIVGNHEYFHGVAPIISYVNSLGIKTLENETVYIGEKDFGFNLAGVYDRFGFKYGSYIPDIDETLKNCDNSPIVLLAHQPKYLKDLVDTKNIDLVLCGHTHGGQIFPFNFLVKLEQPYVKGLHQHNETTQVYVNKGTGFWGPPMRLGASSEISILNLKV from the coding sequence GTGATTTTTTTAACATTTATAATCACCATTTTTCACGATATCACCTCAATTGGATTTAAAAAACTTTTCAAAAAATCAAAAATATCAGTAAAAAGAAGAGAATTCTTTAAAAAATCATTTGATATAGGTGCTACATCTTTAATTTTAGCAACAAACCTAAAAGCTATGGATAATGCAAGACATTTAGAGCTTGAGGCTGTAGATATAAAGATAGATAATCTTAAAAAACCATATAAAATAGTACAAATTAGTGATGTTCATATTGGTGGACTTATAGATAAAAAGTTTATAGCAAATTTAGTAAAAAAAATAAATATCTTAAATGCTGATGTGGTAGTAATAACTGGTGACCTAGTGGACACCAAGCTAGAGTTTGCAAAGCCAGCTTTAGATGAGTTAAGAAATATAAAAACTCTTTATGGAACATATTTTATAGTTGGAAATCATGAGTATTTTCATGGAGTTGCTCCAATAATCTCATATGTAAACTCTTTAGGTATAAAAACTTTAGAGAATGAGACTGTTTATATAGGAGAGAAAGATTTTGGTTTTAATCTAGCAGGAGTTTATGATAGATTTGGATTTAAATATGGTTCATACATTCCCGATATAGATGAAACCTTAAAAAATTGTGATAACAGTCCTATTGTACTTTTAGCTCATCAACCAAAATATTTAAAAGATTTAGTAGATACAAAAAATATAGATTTAGTTTTATGTGGACATACTCATGGTGGTCAAATTTTTCCATTTAATTTCTTAGTAAAACTTGAACAACCTTATGTAAAAGGACTTCACCAACATAATGAAACAACACAAGTTTATGTAAATAAAGGAACGGGATTTTGGGGACCACCTATGAGACTAGGTGCTAGTAGTGAGATAAGCATTTTAAATCTTAAAGTGTAA
- the cysW gene encoding sulfate ABC transporter permease subunit CysW translates to MKTISNTKKLQNESRLIKYLLIFTAIAFLMIILVVPLITIFAEAFRKGYEAYFLSFNDEYVLSALKLTFITAAIAVPLNVIFGICASWAVAKYSFFGKSFLITLIDLPFAVSPVISGFVYILLFGAQGWFGHYLMEHDIQIIFAVPGIVLATIFVTFPFVARELIPLMQEMGNDEEQAALLLGASGFQTFWKVTLPNIKWGLLYGVILCNARAMGEFGAVSVVSGHIQGLTNTMPLQVEILYNEYNFVAAFAVSTLLALLALFTLVLKYILEWKVQRKIKKLDNKSKK, encoded by the coding sequence ATGAAAACTATAAGTAATACAAAGAAATTACAAAATGAGTCAAGATTAATAAAATATCTTTTGATATTTACTGCTATTGCTTTTTTAATGATAATACTTGTAGTTCCACTAATTACAATTTTTGCGGAAGCATTTAGAAAAGGTTATGAAGCATATTTTTTAAGTTTTAATGATGAATATGTATTAAGTGCATTAAAACTTACATTTATAACAGCAGCAATTGCAGTTCCACTAAATGTTATTTTTGGGATATGTGCATCTTGGGCAGTTGCAAAATACTCATTTTTTGGTAAAAGTTTTTTAATAACTTTAATTGATTTGCCATTTGCTGTAAGTCCTGTAATTTCAGGGTTTGTATATATCTTACTTTTTGGAGCTCAAGGTTGGTTTGGGCACTATTTAATGGAACATGATATTCAAATAATTTTTGCAGTTCCAGGAATTGTATTAGCAACTATATTTGTAACATTTCCATTTGTTGCAAGAGAATTGATACCTTTAATGCAAGAGATGGGAAATGATGAAGAACAAGCTGCCTTACTTTTAGGTGCTAGTGGTTTTCAAACATTTTGGAAAGTTACTTTGCCAAATATAAAATGGGGATTACTTTATGGGGTAATTTTATGTAATGCAAGAGCAATGGGAGAGTTTGGAGCTGTTTCAGTAGTTTCAGGTCACATTCAAGGATTGACAAACACTATGCCACTACAAGTTGAGATTTTATACAACGAATACAACTTTGTTGCAGCTTTTGCTGTTTCAACACTTTTGGCACTTTTGGCACTTTTTACTTTAGTTTTAAAATATATTTTAGAGTGGAAAGTTCAAAGAAAAATTAAAAAATTAGATAATAAGAGTAAAAAATGA
- the moeB gene encoding molybdopterin-synthase adenylyltransferase MoeB: MSERSKQTRLSQEEIERYSRHLILPEVGLEGQLRLKNSKVLVVGTGALGSPVLLYLSAAGIGTIGIIDFDTLDLSNLQRQVIHSTNEIGNLKINSAKTRINAINPNIEVLAYSEKLTSQNALEIIKNFDVIVDGTDNFPTRYLINDACVLLNKPFVYGAIFRFEGQTTVFNADEDTPCYRCIFRDPPKAGLVPSCSEAGVLGVLPGIIGTIQANETIKLLLGVGEVLKGRLLTLNALKTEFKEYKIKKDVNCKVCGENATIKELIDYEEFCGLKNLDESFVIKDITIDELKRLLDEKEDIQIIDIRQNIEPDLEMINDSKNIKADEIVPKIDELQASKKCIVVCTIGLKSKEVILKLKKAGYKGELYSLRGGITSWVNDLKD, translated from the coding sequence ATGTCAGAAAGATCAAAACAAACTCGACTCTCACAAGAAGAGATAGAGAGATATAGTAGGCACTTAATTCTACCCGAAGTGGGATTAGAAGGGCAGTTAAGATTAAAAAACTCTAAAGTTTTAGTTGTAGGAACAGGAGCTTTGGGTTCTCCTGTTCTTCTATATTTAAGTGCAGCAGGTATTGGAACTATTGGAATAATCGATTTTGATACATTGGATTTATCAAATCTACAAAGACAAGTCATTCATTCAACAAATGAAATAGGAAATTTAAAAATAAACTCAGCAAAAACTAGAATAAATGCAATAAATCCAAATATAGAAGTACTAGCTTATAGTGAAAAATTAACAAGTCAAAATGCTTTGGAAATTATAAAAAACTTTGATGTTATAGTAGATGGAACAGATAACTTTCCCACAAGATATTTAATAAATGATGCTTGTGTACTTTTAAACAAGCCTTTTGTTTATGGAGCAATTTTTAGATTTGAAGGGCAAACAACTGTTTTTAATGCAGATGAAGATACACCTTGCTATAGATGTATTTTTAGAGATCCACCAAAAGCTGGACTTGTTCCATCTTGTTCAGAAGCTGGAGTTTTAGGAGTTTTACCTGGAATTATAGGAACAATTCAAGCAAATGAAACTATTAAATTACTTTTAGGAGTAGGAGAAGTTTTAAAAGGAAGATTATTAACTTTAAATGCTTTGAAAACAGAGTTTAAAGAGTATAAGATAAAAAAAGATGTAAATTGTAAAGTATGTGGTGAGAATGCAACTATAAAAGAGCTTATTGATTATGAAGAGTTTTGTGGTCTAAAGAACCTTGATGAAAGCTTTGTAATAAAAGATATAACTATTGATGAGTTAAAAAGACTACTTGATGAAAAAGAAGATATACAAATAATAGATATAAGACAAAATATTGAGCCAGATTTAGAGATGATTAATGATTCAAAAAATATAAAAGCTGATGAAATAGTCCCAAAAATAGATGAACTACAAGCTTCTAAAAAATGTATAGTAGTTTGCACAATAGGTTTAAAAAGTAAAGAAGTCATTTTAAAGTTAAAAAAAGCTGGTTATAAAGGAGAGCTTTATAGTTTAAGAGGTGGAATTACATCTTGGGTTAATGATTTAAAAGATTAA
- a CDS encoding aminotransferase class V-fold PLP-dependent enzyme, translated as MIKDIFRPFLNENSDKLNFLRYNTISKNKDKYFDFTASGLGFRQIENRIFDVLETYANTHSKESGNAKITTKYYEDARQSLQKSLELDDSFAILPCGSGATGAIKKLQEILGLYIPPKTKERLKLKTNNKSMPLVIVGPYEHHSNEVSFRESLAQVKRVKLKKDGLIDLEHLEEILEKNKNREIIGSFTIASNVSGIITCYKKISNLLRKYKATVCFDAATCSSYMNISSSYYDALFLSPHKLLGGVGSCGVLVVKKYLVDTSLSPTFAGGGTVKYVNKNSQIYEEQIELREDAGTPAITQFIRAALAYSLRNEVGFEYIENRKKELYLYLLEELKSIENLLIYGNKKSQNIGIVSFNIKDFNPYALCEKLSNSGFQTRAGCSCAGPYGHDLLGLKKVSMKNRPGWLRVGVHFTHTKEEIKALVDEIKKSLVI; from the coding sequence ATGATAAAAGATATTTTTAGACCATTTTTAAATGAAAATAGTGATAAGTTAAATTTTCTAAGATATAACACAATTAGTAAAAATAAAGATAAATATTTTGATTTTACAGCTTCAGGTTTAGGTTTTAGACAGATAGAAAATAGAATTTTTGATGTACTAGAAACCTATGCAAATACACACTCAAAAGAGAGTGGTAATGCAAAAATTACTACAAAATATTATGAAGATGCAAGACAAAGTTTACAAAAAAGTTTAGAACTTGATGATAGTTTCGCTATTTTACCTTGTGGTTCTGGAGCAACAGGAGCTATAAAAAAACTTCAAGAGATTTTAGGGCTTTATATTCCACCAAAAACAAAAGAGAGATTAAAACTAAAAACAAATAATAAAAGTATGCCTTTAGTAATTGTTGGACCATACGAACACCACTCAAACGAAGTAAGTTTTAGAGAGAGTTTGGCACAAGTTAAAAGAGTGAAACTAAAAAAAGATGGTTTAATAGACCTTGAACATCTAGAAGAGATACTAGAAAAAAACAAAAATCGTGAAATAATAGGCTCTTTTACAATTGCTTCAAATGTGAGTGGAATAATAACTTGCTATAAAAAAATCTCAAACCTTTTACGAAAATATAAAGCAACTGTATGTTTTGATGCGGCAACTTGTAGTTCATATATGAATATTTCATCTTCATACTATGATGCTCTATTTTTATCTCCCCATAAACTTTTAGGTGGAGTTGGTTCTTGCGGAGTTTTAGTAGTAAAAAAATATCTTGTGGATACCTCTTTGTCTCCTACTTTTGCAGGTGGTGGGACAGTAAAATATGTAAATAAAAATAGCCAAATCTATGAAGAGCAAATAGAACTAAGAGAAGATGCTGGAACTCCAGCAATAACTCAATTTATAAGAGCTGCTTTGGCATATAGTTTGAGAAATGAAGTTGGTTTTGAATATATAGAAAATAGAAAGAAAGAGCTATATTTATATCTTTTAGAAGAGTTAAAAAGTATAGAAAATCTACTTATTTATGGGAACAAAAAGAGTCAAAATATTGGAATTGTATCTTTTAATATAAAAGATTTTAATCCTTATGCATTATGTGAAAAACTCTCAAATAGTGGCTTTCAGACAAGGGCTGGATGCTCTTGTGCTGGACCTTATGGACATGATTTATTGGGGCTAAAAAAAGTTTCTATGAAGAATCGTCCAGGGTGGCTAAGAGTTGGTGTACATTTTACTCATACAAAAGAGGAGATAAAAGCTTTGGTTGATGAGATAAAAAAGAGTTTAGTGATTTAA
- a CDS encoding sulfate/molybdate ABC transporter ATP-binding protein — protein MKIEVKELTKYFGEFKALENVNLDIVEGELLALLGPSGSGKTTLLRMIAGLETVDNIDKGEILFNNIDVSKKDIKDRDIGFVFQHYALFRHMTVFENIAFGLRIKPKKERLSNREIEQKVINLLKLIQLDGFTSRFPWQLSGGQRQRVALARALAVEPKVLLLDEPFGALDAKVRADLRRWLKELQEELGITTILVTHDQEEALEVANRVVVINRGKIEQIGTPEEVFHNPKNEFVINFLGNVNLFHAREIENSANLEDTQDNKYLIRPHELEVVNINDDEAIIHAKVKYIQLAGSFVKVELIYLNDEKRVILVEMSHYEFSDKNIKKGDIVGVRTRKLRSFEYGAGI, from the coding sequence ATGAAAATAGAAGTAAAAGAGTTAACAAAATATTTTGGAGAGTTTAAGGCATTGGAAAATGTAAATTTAGATATTGTTGAAGGGGAATTATTAGCACTTTTAGGACCTTCTGGAAGTGGTAAAACAACACTTTTAAGAATGATTGCTGGGCTTGAAACAGTTGATAATATTGATAAAGGAGAGATTCTTTTTAATAATATTGATGTTTCAAAGAAAGATATAAAAGATAGAGATATAGGGTTTGTTTTTCAGCACTATGCACTATTTAGGCATATGACAGTATTTGAAAATATTGCTTTTGGTCTTAGAATAAAACCAAAAAAAGAGAGACTTAGTAATAGAGAAATAGAGCAAAAAGTTATAAATCTATTAAAATTAATTCAACTTGATGGTTTTACTTCAAGATTTCCTTGGCAACTTTCAGGTGGACAAAGACAAAGAGTTGCATTAGCAAGAGCTTTAGCTGTTGAACCAAAAGTTTTACTTTTAGATGAACCTTTTGGTGCTCTTGATGCAAAGGTTAGAGCAGATTTAAGAAGATGGTTAAAAGAGCTTCAAGAAGAGCTAGGAATTACAACTATTCTAGTAACTCACGACCAAGAAGAAGCACTTGAAGTTGCAAATAGAGTTGTTGTAATAAATAGAGGAAAAATTGAGCAAATAGGAACTCCAGAAGAGGTTTTTCATAACCCTAAAAATGAGTTTGTAATAAACTTTTTAGGAAATGTAAATCTATTTCATGCAAGAGAGATAGAAAATAGTGCTAATTTAGAAGATACACAAGATAATAAATATCTTATTCGTCCTCACGAATTAGAGGTAGTTAATATAAATGATGATGAGGCAATAATTCATGCAAAAGTAAAATATATACAGTTGGCTGGTTCTTTTGTAAAAGTTGAATTAATATATTTAAATGATGAGAAAAGAGTTATTTTAGTTGAGATGTCTCACTATGAGTTTAGTGATAAGAATATTAAAAAAGGAGATATTGTAGGAGTTCGTACTAGAAAACTTAGAAGTTTTGAATATGGTGCAGGAATTTAA
- a CDS encoding bacteriohemerythrin: protein MLIDKNSLPKVDMDFMNETHFEDVDFINKLYENIEEFEKDNSITNFESIKHSYKNWLDHTVQHFATEEEEMEKRGFFAYPFHKAEHDANIEDMRDVWSSFEASKNISELKHYIEYDVVNWLINHIKSMDTVTARFFKTGVMGGCGMM from the coding sequence ATGTTAATAGATAAAAATAGTTTACCAAAAGTTGATATGGATTTTATGAATGAAACACATTTTGAGGATGTTGATTTTATAAATAAACTTTATGAAAATATTGAAGAGTTTGAAAAGGATAACTCTATTACAAATTTTGAGAGTATAAAACATTCTTATAAAAATTGGTTAGATCATACAGTACAACACTTTGCAACAGAAGAAGAAGAGATGGAAAAAAGAGGTTTTTTTGCTTATCCATTTCATAAAGCTGAGCATGATGCAAATATTGAAGACATGAGAGATGTTTGGAGTAGTTTTGAAGCCTCTAAAAATATATCAGAGCTTAAACACTATATAGAGTATGATGTGGTAAATTGGTTGATAAATCATATAAAATCTATGGATACTGTAACTGCTAGATTTTTTAAAACAGGAGTTATGGGTGGTTGTGGAATGATGTAA
- a CDS encoding methyl-accepting chemotaxis protein: MNSVIKKFSFFQALAITIILVFAVISISIVVKNFITKDVKITFQDRVLDIKATFEVLNESIKESALSISNVFTTQLNNIEIDNVNKIDVNGTKTSILFSNGVPLNNNNALIDNFTKTTGAVATVFVKQEDGFFRIATSLHKEDGTRAIGTFLAKDSPAFSKILNKEDYLGSVELFGKKYMTVYKPIIQDGEVIGILFVAYNFDKLYSILEGKLERIKFGEKGYLYTIDSKAEILTIHPTLKNKKLNELDKNVEEALKEMINKKEGVLSYEFNDGKDIVHKLSAFTTFDEWNMVIVTNSDIESLLVLNDTLRQYSIFGGILLLLTLLAISYYTIKKTVNEPLLIINKDLDEFFAYLNREKENIDFVHVNTKDEFGRMSKILSDNIEKTRVGIEEDRKLINETISVLSEFEHGDLCQRINIEVSNPALIQLKNVLNKMANNLENNIENVLDILEKYSEYNYLSKIPTKDLKEHLLKLANGVNTLGDSITTMLIENKKNGLTLGDSSNVLLENVNKLNSSSNSAAASLEETAAAIEEITSTVRSNSENITKMALLSNDVTKSVVVGEKYANQTTTAMDEINTQVNLVNEAIGVIDNIAFQTNILSLNAAVEAATAGEAGKGFAVVAQEVRNLASRSAEAAKEIKDIVELATQKANEGKEIANSMIDGYKELNSNVSQTINLITDIQNSSKEQLLGIEQINDVVNNLDRQTQQNAQIASETNEIAKLTDSIAKVIVDDTNSKEFHGKDSVRSAEIEA; encoded by the coding sequence ATGAATTCAGTAATAAAGAAATTTTCTTTTTTTCAAGCTTTAGCAATAACAATTATTTTGGTATTTGCTGTAATAAGTATTAGCATTGTTGTGAAAAATTTTATAACAAAAGATGTGAAAATTACATTTCAAGATAGAGTTTTGGACATAAAAGCTACTTTTGAAGTTTTAAATGAATCAATAAAAGAGTCTGCACTTTCAATTTCAAATGTTTTTACTACGCAGTTAAATAATATAGAGATAGATAATGTAAATAAAATAGATGTAAATGGTACTAAAACATCAATACTATTTTCAAATGGAGTTCCTCTTAATAATAATAATGCACTTATAGATAATTTTACAAAAACAACAGGAGCTGTTGCTACTGTATTTGTAAAGCAAGAAGATGGTTTTTTTAGAATAGCAACATCGTTGCATAAAGAAGATGGAACAAGAGCTATTGGAACTTTTCTAGCAAAAGATAGCCCAGCATTTTCAAAAATATTGAATAAAGAGGATTATTTAGGAAGTGTAGAACTTTTTGGAAAAAAATATATGACAGTTTATAAGCCAATTATTCAAGATGGTGAGGTTATAGGAATACTATTCGTTGCATATAATTTTGATAAGCTATATAGTATTTTAGAGGGTAAGCTAGAGAGAATAAAATTTGGTGAAAAAGGTTATTTATATACTATTGATTCAAAAGCTGAAATTCTAACAATTCACCCAACATTAAAAAATAAAAAATTAAATGAGCTTGATAAAAATGTAGAAGAAGCTCTAAAAGAGATGATAAATAAAAAAGAGGGTGTTCTCTCGTATGAATTTAACGATGGTAAAGATATAGTACATAAATTATCTGCATTCACTACTTTTGACGAGTGGAATATGGTTATTGTAACAAATTCGGATATTGAAAGTTTACTTGTGTTAAATGATACATTAAGACAATATTCGATTTTTGGTGGAATATTGTTATTACTAACACTATTAGCAATAAGTTACTACACAATTAAGAAAACAGTAAATGAACCACTTTTAATAATTAATAAAGATTTAGATGAATTCTTTGCTTATTTAAATAGAGAGAAAGAGAATATTGATTTTGTCCATGTAAATACAAAAGATGAGTTTGGAAGAATGTCAAAAATATTAAGTGATAATATTGAAAAAACAAGAGTAGGAATAGAAGAAGATAGAAAGTTAATTAATGAAACAATCTCTGTTTTAAGTGAGTTTGAACATGGTGATTTATGCCAAAGAATAAATATAGAAGTATCAAATCCAGCACTGATACAACTAAAAAATGTTTTAAATAAAATGGCAAATAATTTAGAGAATAATATTGAAAATGTACTTGATATTTTGGAAAAATATTCAGAATATAACTATCTGAGTAAAATTCCAACAAAAGATTTAAAAGAGCATTTACTAAAACTTGCGAATGGCGTTAATACTTTAGGAGACTCTATTACAACTATGTTAATAGAGAACAAAAAAAATGGATTAACTCTTGGTGATAGTTCAAATGTTTTACTTGAAAATGTAAATAAATTAAATAGTTCTTCAAATAGTGCAGCAGCTTCACTAGAAGAGACAGCAGCAGCAATTGAAGAGATTACATCAACTGTTAGAAGTAATAGTGAAAATATCACAAAAATGGCACTATTATCAAATGATGTTACAAAATCTGTAGTAGTTGGTGAAAAATATGCAAATCAGACAACAACTGCAATGGATGAGATAAATACACAAGTAAATCTTGTAAATGAGGCAATAGGAGTAATTGATAATATAGCATTTCAAACAAATATTCTTTCATTAAATGCAGCAGTAGAAGCGGCAACAGCAGGAGAGGCAGGGAAAGGGTTTGCAGTTGTTGCACAAGAGGTAAGAAATCTAGCAAGTAGAAGTGCAGAAGCCGCAAAAGAGATTAAAGATATTGTTGAACTTGCTACACAAAAAGCAAATGAAGGGAAAGAGATTGCAAATAGTATGATTGATGGGTATAAAGAGCTAAATTCAAATGTTTCTCAAACTATTAATCTAATTACAGATATTCAAAACTCTTCAAAAGAGCAACTATTAGGGATTGAACAGATTAATGATGTTGTAAATAATCTTGATAGACAAACTCAACAAAATGCCCAAATTGCATCTGAAACAAATGAGATTGCAAAGTTGACAGATAGTATTGCAAAAGTAATTGTGGATGATACAAATAGTAAAGAGTTTCATGGGAAAGATAGTGTACGAAGTGCAGAAATAGAAGCTTAA
- the cysT gene encoding sulfate ABC transporter permease subunit CysT, producing MRLNFGILKRSNSPIPGFGLTIGYTVFYLSIIVLIPIIALFTEAFSMGFDTFIKATTDSRVIASYKLTFATSFIAAVINTIFGLIVAWCLVRYTFFGKRVFDAIVDLPFALPTAVSGIALTTLYSSQGWFGQYLEPLGLKIVFTPIGITVALIFIGVPFVVRTVQPALEEIQIEQEEASASLGASRWQTFYKVILPTIFPAVLTGFSLSFARALGEYGSVVFIAGNMPFKTEISTLLIITKLEQYDYAGATAIAVMMLLISFMMLLLINILQRWSSKRKGMEAI from the coding sequence ATGAGATTAAATTTTGGAATATTAAAAAGATCAAATTCACCAATTCCTGGATTTGGTTTGACTATTGGATATACAGTGTTTTATTTAAGTATTATTGTACTAATACCTATAATTGCACTTTTTACTGAGGCATTTAGTATGGGATTTGATACTTTTATCAAAGCTACAACAGATTCAAGAGTAATAGCAAGTTATAAACTGACTTTTGCAACTTCATTTATAGCTGCAGTTATAAATACAATTTTTGGTTTAATTGTTGCTTGGTGCTTAGTAAGATATACATTCTTTGGTAAGAGAGTTTTTGATGCAATAGTTGATCTACCTTTTGCACTTCCAACTGCTGTTTCAGGTATTGCACTTACAACACTTTACTCATCACAAGGTTGGTTTGGACAATATTTAGAGCCTTTAGGGTTAAAAATAGTTTTTACACCAATAGGAATAACTGTAGCTTTGATATTTATAGGAGTTCCTTTTGTGGTAAGAACAGTACAACCTGCACTTGAAGAGATACAAATAGAGCAAGAAGAAGCAAGTGCAAGTTTGGGTGCAAGTAGATGGCAGACTTTTTATAAAGTAATCCTTCCTACAATCTTTCCAGCAGTTTTAACAGGATTCTCACTTTCATTTGCAAGAGCTTTAGGTGAGTATGGTTCAGTTGTTTTTATTGCTGGAAATATGCCATTCAAAACAGAGATTAGTACACTTCTGATTATTACAAAACTAGAACAATATGATTATGCAGGTGCTACAGCTATTGCTGTTATGATGCTTCTTATCTCTTTTATGATGTTACTACTTATTAATATACTTCAAAGATGGAGCTCAAAAAGAAAAGGAATGGAGGCGATATGA
- a CDS encoding ubiquitin family protein, with protein MVKVYITRNLKTYTNGIFEISLRGENIKDIIENLLEKHNGLKNFIYTNEDKLSDYIKIYLNEREIRNLNNLDTKVYQDDKIILFQAI; from the coding sequence ATGGTAAAAGTGTATATAACTAGAAATTTAAAAACATATACAAATGGTATCTTTGAAATTTCCTTACGAGGCGAAAATATAAAAGATATAATTGAGAATTTATTAGAAAAACATAATGGTCTAAAGAATTTTATATATACAAATGAAGACAAATTAAGTGATTATATAAAAATTTATTTAAATGAAAGAGAAATAAGAAATTTAAATAATCTTGATACAAAAGTTTACCAAGATGATAAAATAATTTTATTTCAAGCAATATGA